CGACACTGGCCGTCGCCGAGGTTGAACGGCACGGTGACGTGGTCGCCCTCGCTGACGCTCTCGACCTCCTCGCCGATCGCCACGACGCGGCCGGCGGGTTCGTGACCCAGGATGTGCCCCGGCACGGGGTCCAGCCCACGCCAGTCCCAGTCGCCCTGCCAGGCGTGCCAGTCGCTCCGGCAGACGCCGCAGGCCTCGACGGCCACGACCGCGCCGTGTGGCTCCGGTTCCGGGTCCTCGACCTCGCGGACCTCCAGCGGTTCCCCGTAGTCCGTGAACACTGCTGCGCGCATGAGAGCGACCACGGGGCGGTCCCCCTAATACGCTTGCCCGGCTAGGTGTTGCGAATCGGGAAGAAACAGCGGACGATACGTCCGCGAACATTGACCTCCTCCCGCGCCTGAAGACGCGGGAATCCCACCATGGGATTTCAGGCCGAGTGTGGCCCTGTGGTTTCAAGACGCATACGTTCCACGCGTCTCTTGCTGGGTTGCACCATCGGCGTGGCTGTCTTGTGGCGCGGTCAAACACGCCCCATCCTCAGCCGAGTCATCGTCGATCTCGTGTTCTCTGGACCGACTCTCTCCGCTGAGGTAGCGGTCCGCGATGTTTATCGCCCCGTTCACGTCTGCCTGGTATTCGCCCATCCAGCAGCCGTCGTTCGTGCATTTGAACGTCGCCTGCTTCGGACGATACCCCACTTCACCACACGCGTGGCACTCTTTCGAGGTGTTGCGCGGATTCACCGTCTCGACGGGAATTCCCGTCTCGACAGCCTTGTACCGTATCTGCGCGTGGAGTTTGGCGAACGCCCAGCCGTGAAGACGGCGATTCATATACTCACCGTAGTCCATCGACTCCCGAATGTAGGTCAGGTCTTCCAGAACCAGCACTTGGTTCGGGACAGACTCGGCGTGCTCGACGACGTCGCGGGTGACACAGTGGAACACGTCGTCGATGTGGTTCCACAGGGCGTCGCCGAACGACTCGGCGATACGGTCGCTGCCGCGTTCTTGGAGCCGTCGCGTGGCGGTGAAGTAGGTTTTGCGGAGCCGACGAACGGTCTTGCCCTCGTCGGCCCACAGCTCGGGACGGGTCGGAGAACCGCCCTCGTCGCGGTGACACACCGTGGCGAGTGACGCTTCCCCGATATCGACTCCGATCGGCGTTCGTTCGTCAGCGGCCACCCCGGAACAGTCCTCCACGCCGCGGGTGGCGGTGACGTGGAGATACCACGTCTCATCCCGCTGGAAGAGCCGACGCTCACCCATCTCCGCGTCACCAGCGTTCACGGCTTCTAACCACTCCCGTTGGTCGGGGTTCGGTTGTGCTGGCAGCCAGAGGTGGTAGTCCTCGTGGTGCGGAATTTTGACGTACCACTCGATAGCGTTCTGGGGGTTGTGATCGAGCCGGAGCCCCTCGTTTGTGAACCGAACTGGGTGGTCGTCGTGTAGCTCATCTGCATTGTACGTCGTCGTCAACTGCGGGACGTACTTCTTGAGGGCGTTTTTCGCGTACCCTGATAGGTCGTAGTTGACCACCACGTCGTTCGCTTCAGTTTGAGTGGTGCAACCAGCGTCGAACGCATCGGCGAGGGCCTGCTGGTAGGCGTCGCGCGTCTCTTGGAGTTTCCGCCGTTTGTGCGCGTTCGGGTCGACCAGCTTCAACTCCAGCGTCTTGGTGAGCTCGGTCATTGCTCGCCCTCTTCGTGACGCTGGATGTAGTCCTGAACCGTCTCACTGGACACGTGGCCCGCCGTCCCTGCGTAGTAGCCCCGCGCCCAGCGAATCTTTTCGTCTTCGGTGTCGGCGTAGCGGTGGTTGTACTTCCGTGAGGGAATCCCCTTGAACCAGTTGGCGAGAAGCGATGGGGCGTGTTTCGGCGGGCTGCTGACGAACAGGTGAACGTGGTCGGGTCGAACGGTCAGGTCGAGTATCTCTACACCCTTGTCGTCGGCGATCTCGTGGAGGATGTCTCGCACACGGTCTGCGACCTCCCCGGAGAGTACCGAGTTGCGGTACTTCGGCAACCACACTATGTGGTAGTTGAGAGTGTAGGTCGCGTGCCGTGTGGTCTTCATCCGTGTTGTGCACTATTGGACTTGAGACCTTAATTCCACCAGTAGAACCGTTGGAAATCCAGTCGTGACGTCGTCGATAGAAGTAGAGGCTGTTGTCCGCTTGACCCCCGCCTAAAGACGGGGTATGTGCTCGCTACTGTATCACGGAAGAGCAGAGCTCTCTCGGACGACGTCGTCGGGGTTCGCGTAGCCAGCCACCCCTTTCAGTCCCGCCCAGCGCCGGTTGAACAGCCGGCTACGGGCGGGACTGAAAGGGGCGCCCTGCTCGACGAAGGCAGGCGAAGCAAGCACCGCAGGGAGGAACGACCGAGGAGCACAGCGAGCCTCCCGAGTCGAGCAGGGCGGGGCTTTCTGGTTGTTCTCACCATTCGAACCAACACTTCCAGAACTCTCAGTTACTCCTAGCCGTCGCGTCGATGGCAGGGGGTTTTTGACGGGGCTGCCCGTCGATAGAGGCATGACCGAACCCATCACCGAGCAGCTATCGGATCCGGAATCGGCCCGCGAGGAGGGTCGGCGGAAGATGGACTGGGCGAGCCAGCACATGCCCATCCTCGAATCGCTGCGCGAGACCTTCGAGGACGAGCGGCCCTTCGAGGGCGAGCGCATCGGCATGGCGATGCACGTCGAGGCCAAGACCGCAGTACTGGCGGAGACGCTCGCGGCGGCCGGCGCGGAAGTCGCCATCACGGGCTGTAACCCCCTCTCCACGCACGACGACGTCAGCGCGGCGCTGGACGCGGTGGCGGGCGTCACTTCCTACGCCCGCCGCGGCGTCGGCGACGAGGAGTACTACGAAGCCATCGAGTCCGTCATCGCCCACGAGCCGACGATCACCGTCGACGACGGGATGGATCTGGTGGCGGCGATCCACGAGGACTACCCCGAACTGATCGACACCATCGTCGGCGGGGCCGAGGAGACCACCACGGGCGTCCACCGCCTGCGCGCGATGGACGAGGACGGCGAACTCGACTACCCCGTCTTCGCCGTCAACGACACGCCGATGAAGCGGCTGTTCGACAACGTCCACGGCACCGGCGAGTCCTCCCTCGCGTCGATCGCCATGACGACGAACCTCTCGTGGGCCGGCAAGACCGTCGTGGTGGCGGGCTACGGCTACTGCGGCAAGGGCGTCGCCAGGAAGGCCGCCGGCCAGAACGCCGACGTCGTCGTCACCGAGGTCGAGCCCCGCCGCGCGCTGGAGGCCCACATGGAGGGGTACGAGGTCATGCCGATGGCCGAGGCCGCCGAGGAGGGCGACGTGTTCATCACGACGACGGGCAATCGAGACGTCATCGTCGAGGAGCACTTCGAGCGGATGGACGACGGCGTCCTGCTGGCCAACGCCGGCCACTTCGACGTCGAGATCGACCTCGACGCGCTGGGAGACCTCGCGGTCGACACCTACGAGGCACGCGACGGCGTGCAGGCCTACGAGCTGGACGACGGCCGCCGCCTGAACGTACTCGCGGAGGGGCGGCTGGTGAATCTGGCCACACCCGTCGCGCTGGGCCACCCGGTCGAGGTCATGGACCAGAGCTTCGGCGTCCAGGCCGTCGTGGTGCGGGAACTGGTCGAGAACGGCGACGCCTACGAGGCCGGCGTCCACGAGGTCCCCGACGAACTGGACGAGGAGGTCGCCGAGATCAAGCTCGCCGCTGAAGGCGTCGAGTTCGACGAACTGACCGACACGCAGGCGGAGTACATGGACTCCTGGCAGCACGGGACGTAGGAAGTGTCAATCGAACTATGGGCCTCCCGACGCCAGCGCGGCCGGGAGCGGCCTCCGTGCCGCGACCCGGGGAAGGGCAGGGCTGCAGTCCTGGCGGACGAAAGGGCGAGGCGCGGTCGCGGGATGTGCGCGGGCACTGTCCGAGCGCAGCGAGGATATCCCGCACAGATCCCGCGAGCGGGCCGAGGGCTTTCTGTGCGTTCGCTGCTGTAGTGGTTCCAGCGAGCGGGCCGAGGGCTTGCTGAACTGACACAGTTCTCACAGCGACTCCAGAACAGACAGACACTCCTAGCCGTTATCGCGGCTGATAAGCGCCGGCCAATCGTTATAACCACGAGTCGTGATGACAGGGTAAATGCGTTCCCACACCCACCAGTCACGGGCCGGCGCCGACGTCGAGATGGCGCACTTCTGGCAGGAGGGCGGCGGCAAGCGGATGATCGAGGAGCTGTTCGCCGACTTCCGGTCCCGGAATCCGGGCGTCGAGGTGACCGAGCAGGCCAACACCATCGACGACCACGGGATGTTGATCAAGAGCCAGATCCTCCAGGAGTCGCCGCCCCCGGTGTTCGTCGAATGGCCGGGCCAGAACATGATCCCGTACCGCGACGCGGGCGCGGTCCGGGACGTCACGGACCTGTGGGAGGACAACGACTGGGCGTAGGCGTTCATCGAGGGACCGCGCGAGCGCGTCCGGATGGACGGAGCGTACTACGGCGTCCCCATCGACATCCACCGGATGAACAACCTGTTCTACCACGTCGACATGGTCGAGGAGCGCGGCGTCGATCCGGCGCACGTCGACAGCCCCAGCGAGTTCCTGGAGGTGCTCCGGCAGTGCGAGGACGGTGACGTCATCGGGATGGAACAGCCGATGAAGAACCCCTCGGACGTCCTCC
This genomic interval from Halomicrobium urmianum contains the following:
- a CDS encoding adenosylhomocysteinase codes for the protein MTEPITEQLSDPESAREEGRRKMDWASQHMPILESLRETFEDERPFEGERIGMAMHVEAKTAVLAETLAAAGAEVAITGCNPLSTHDDVSAALDAVAGVTSYARRGVGDEEYYEAIESVIAHEPTITVDDGMDLVAAIHEDYPELIDTIVGGAEETTTGVHRLRAMDEDGELDYPVFAVNDTPMKRLFDNVHGTGESSLASIAMTTNLSWAGKTVVVAGYGYCGKGVARKAAGQNADVVVTEVEPRRALEAHMEGYEVMPMAEAAEEGDVFITTTGNRDVIVEEHFERMDDGVLLANAGHFDVEIDLDALGDLAVDTYEARDGVQAYELDDGRRLNVLAEGRLVNLATPVALGHPVEVMDQSFGVQAVVVRELVENGDAYEAGVHEVPDELDEEVAEIKLAAEGVEFDELTDTQAEYMDSWQHGT
- a CDS encoding RNA-guided endonuclease InsQ/TnpB family protein, which translates into the protein MTELTKTLELKLVDPNAHKRRKLQETRDAYQQALADAFDAGCTTQTEANDVVVNYDLSGYAKNALKKYVPQLTTTYNADELHDDHPVRFTNEGLRLDHNPQNAIEWYVKIPHHEDYHLWLPAQPNPDQREWLEAVNAGDAEMGERRLFQRDETWYLHVTATRGVEDCSGVAADERTPIGVDIGEASLATVCHRDEGGSPTRPELWADEGKTVRRLRKTYFTATRRLQERGSDRIAESFGDALWNHIDDVFHCVTRDVVEHAESVPNQVLVLEDLTYIRESMDYGEYMNRRLHGWAFAKLHAQIRYKAVETGIPVETVNPRNTSKECHACGEVGYRPKQATFKCTNDGCWMGEYQADVNGAINIADRYLSGESRSREHEIDDDSAEDGACLTAPQDSHADGATQQETRGTYAS
- the tnpA gene encoding IS200/IS605 family transposase, which produces MKTTRHATYTLNYHIVWLPKYRNSVLSGEVADRVRDILHEIADDKGVEILDLTVRPDHVHLFVSSPPKHAPSLLANWFKGIPSRKYNHRYADTEDEKIRWARGYYAGTAGHVSSETVQDYIQRHEEGEQ